One Hordeum vulgare subsp. vulgare chromosome 4H, MorexV3_pseudomolecules_assembly, whole genome shotgun sequence DNA window includes the following coding sequences:
- the LOC123446576 gene encoding senescence associated gene 20-like: protein MMRLLTGAGTNDEFRFCPRSVDAFGSTVVAEGSADGAGQLLYWVHAWTVGPDGVITQLREYFNTDLTVTRLSAAAATKNASASSPTHSSSSSTSSSPSSSTSSGLSSPAHTPKWPKCLWQSRRTDRARKSLPGLVLAI from the coding sequence ATGATGCGCCTCCTCACCGGCGCCGGCACCAACGACGAGTTCAGGTTCTGCCCTCGCTCCGTCGACGCCTTCGGCTCCACCGTCGTCGCCGAGGGGAGCGCCGACGGCGCCGGCCAGCTCCTCTACTGGGTGCACGCCTGGACCGTCGGGCCCGATGGGGTGATCACCCAGCTCAGGGAGTACTTCAACACCGACCTCACCGTCACACGCCTCTCCGCCGCGGCGGCCACCAAGAACGCCAGCGCGAGCTCTCCTACccactcctcatcttcttctacctcttcctccccctcctcgTCTACGTCCTCGGGCCTCTCCTCGCCGGCGCACACACCCAAGTGGCCCAAGTGCTTGTGGCAGAGCCGCCGCACCGACCGCGCGCGCAAGTCGCTGCCGGGCCTCGTCCTCGCCATCTAA